One genomic segment of Candidatus Methylomirabilota bacterium includes these proteins:
- a CDS encoding sugar ABC transporter permease has translation MISYRWRIRLWGMAFVMPTILFFLVFKYGPMLWAIGLSFTTYDMLNPPRWVGLENYESIARDPIFREALANTLVYIAGSTVFITLVGLGLALAINTRGPGRRACMSAMFLTNIMPILAVCLVWRFLFHPHGLLNQLLRPIGFGRLDWLTDSTLAMPAIILVTVWRFAPYFMVVFLAGLLTIPPEYYEAAEIDGAGAVRRFRHLTLPLLMPVTFFVVVVAALLSARIFLMPFIITGGGPGNATRVLSMLIYETGFSYMKMGRAAAISVVLFAIVMVFTLAQMRLFMRGEEEYS, from the coding sequence TTGATCAGCTACCGCTGGCGCATCCGGCTCTGGGGCATGGCGTTCGTCATGCCCACGATCCTCTTCTTCCTCGTGTTCAAGTACGGGCCCATGCTGTGGGCGATCGGGCTCAGCTTCACCACCTACGACATGCTGAATCCGCCACGCTGGGTCGGCCTGGAGAACTACGAGAGCATCGCCCGCGACCCGATCTTCCGCGAGGCGCTCGCGAACACTCTCGTCTACATCGCGGGCTCGACGGTCTTCATCACGCTCGTGGGGCTCGGGCTCGCGCTCGCCATCAACACGCGAGGTCCCGGCCGGCGCGCCTGCATGAGCGCGATGTTCCTCACCAACATCATGCCGATCCTCGCCGTGTGCCTCGTGTGGCGGTTCCTCTTCCACCCCCACGGCCTCCTGAACCAGCTCCTGCGCCCGATCGGGTTCGGGCGACTCGACTGGCTGACGGACTCGACGCTGGCGATGCCCGCGATCATCCTGGTCACCGTCTGGCGCTTCGCGCCCTACTTCATGGTCGTGTTCCTGGCGGGGCTGCTGACGATCCCGCCCGAGTACTACGAGGCGGCCGAGATCGACGGGGCCGGCGCCGTGCGGCGCTTCCGGCACCTCACGCTGCCGCTGCTCATGCCGGTGACGTTCTTCGTGGTCGTGGTGGCGGCGCTCCTCTCCGCGCGGATCTTTCTCATGCCGTTCATCATCACGGGGGGCGGTCCGGGGAACGCGACGCGCGTGCTGTCCATGCTGATCTACGAGACGGGCTTCTCGTACATGAAGATGGGCCGCGCGGCGGCGATCTCCGTGGTGCTCTTCGCGATCGTCATGGTGTTCACCCTCGCCCAGATGCGGCTCTTCATGCGGGGCGAGGAGGAGTACTCGTGA
- a CDS encoding extracellular solute-binding protein has translation MKTARHEPKVTRRQALTRLGALGAGATAVATTRTRVFAQPKAPITLSFWTFDNPQQRPWLHKRVNQYTEKNPNVKVDFQWFTFADLGKKVSVGYATGTAPDGFVTGDWLMPTWLARNLIAPLDVKLLGYSSLDAFRKDHADAFVAGAIKDGQAYGYPLWFYGFCNYLNTKQFKEVGLDPVKDQPATWTELGEVARRLTIKQGNKFTRQGFKFAMHAAQWTMIQFNPIVSQVGGQWFDASGKCTINNEAGVKAMTIRASLARQYGAEDPADSIATFPLPQMDWLKERCAMFSCHPIPPAAIKSQNPVMEAEGYFLPVQMAGVTPDKRYTTCYGFNFVVNARAPKDKQEALHDMYRFIMSDLVDCWQATAPFTLARKSGWTDDPRVKSFPHVREIIKAKDNGVFFPRTPIWTELADAMHRAVQKVMLNNADIKAALDEAAAEVDRATAEFKKA, from the coding sequence ATGAAAACAGCACGCCACGAACCCAAGGTAACCCGACGCCAGGCTCTCACGCGGCTCGGCGCCCTGGGCGCCGGCGCAACGGCGGTCGCCACCACCCGCACGCGCGTGTTCGCTCAGCCGAAGGCCCCCATCACGCTCTCCTTCTGGACGTTCGACAATCCCCAGCAGCGCCCGTGGCTCCACAAGCGCGTCAACCAGTACACGGAGAAGAACCCCAACGTGAAGGTGGACTTCCAGTGGTTCACCTTCGCCGACCTCGGCAAGAAGGTGTCGGTCGGCTACGCGACGGGCACGGCGCCGGACGGGTTCGTCACCGGCGACTGGCTCATGCCGACGTGGCTCGCCCGCAACCTGATCGCGCCGCTCGACGTGAAGCTCCTCGGCTATTCGTCCCTCGACGCCTTCCGCAAGGACCACGCCGACGCCTTCGTCGCGGGCGCGATCAAGGACGGCCAGGCGTACGGCTACCCGCTCTGGTTCTACGGCTTCTGCAACTACCTCAACACCAAGCAGTTCAAAGAGGTCGGCCTCGATCCCGTGAAGGACCAGCCGGCGACGTGGACGGAGCTGGGCGAGGTGGCCAGGCGACTGACGATCAAGCAGGGGAACAAGTTCACGCGTCAGGGGTTCAAGTTCGCCATGCACGCCGCCCAGTGGACGATGATCCAGTTCAATCCGATCGTCTCCCAGGTCGGCGGGCAGTGGTTCGACGCGAGCGGCAAGTGCACCATCAACAACGAGGCGGGGGTGAAGGCCATGACCATCCGCGCCTCGCTCGCCCGGCAGTACGGCGCCGAGGATCCCGCCGACTCGATCGCGACCTTCCCCCTGCCCCAGATGGACTGGCTGAAGGAGCGCTGCGCGATGTTCAGCTGTCATCCCATTCCGCCCGCGGCGATCAAGTCGCAGAACCCGGTGATGGAGGCCGAGGGCTACTTCCTGCCCGTCCAGATGGCGGGCGTGACGCCCGACAAGCGCTACACCACGTGCTACGGCTTCAACTTCGTGGTCAACGCGCGGGCGCCGAAGGACAAGCAGGAGGCGCTGCACGACATGTACCGGTTCATCATGTCGGACCTCGTCGACTGCTGGCAGGCGACGGCGCCGTTCACCCTCGCCCGGAAGAGCGGCTGGACGGACGACCCGCGGGTGAAGAGCTTCCCGCACGTCCGCGAGATCATCAAGGCCAAGGACAACGGCGTCTTCTTCCCGCGCACCCCGATCTGGACGGAGCTGGCGGACGCGATGCATCGCGCCGTCCAGAAAGTCATGCTCAACAACGCCGACATCAAGGCCGCCCTCGACGAGGCGGCGGCCGAGGTCGACCGGGCGACCGCTGAGTTCAAGAAGGCCTGA
- a CDS encoding ABC transporter substrate-binding protein gives MEKIRIACGNRGVGTSPLFAAVEGGYMKENGLDPQLQFYAGHPRALPALVAGEAEFTNTVSPDVITINLRDGADVVIVASGVSRTATYVTARAGLTTRPELRGKRWGVLARGDADHCAIALAFERWGWDLDKDAELVPVGTDGPRLDRLLDPAKVDVVIMHSPEPFQAAKRGWNLVEDLRRLDVAFQNSCAATTRRYAKARPDVVLRYVRAYAQGVYRFRADGKFGVEVIRKYSGETDREVLEASYLYFSELMGGTMYPTPEGVRTAAQMLHRLGVIPRLPAPEDVIDQEPVARLHREGLFRRLTGLEG, from the coding sequence ATGGAGAAGATTCGCATCGCCTGCGGCAATCGCGGCGTGGGGACCTCGCCCCTCTTCGCCGCCGTCGAGGGCGGCTACATGAAGGAGAACGGGCTCGATCCTCAATTACAGTTCTACGCAGGGCACCCGCGGGCGCTCCCCGCCCTCGTGGCCGGCGAGGCGGAGTTCACCAACACCGTCTCGCCCGACGTCATCACCATCAACCTGCGCGACGGCGCCGACGTGGTCATCGTCGCCTCGGGGGTGAGCCGGACCGCCACCTACGTCACCGCGCGCGCCGGGCTCACGACGCGCCCGGAGCTGCGCGGCAAGCGCTGGGGCGTGCTCGCCCGCGGGGACGCCGACCACTGCGCGATCGCGCTCGCCTTCGAGCGCTGGGGCTGGGACCTCGACAAAGACGCGGAGCTCGTCCCCGTGGGAACGGACGGACCGCGACTCGACCGTCTCCTCGACCCCGCGAAGGTCGACGTCGTCATCATGCACTCGCCCGAGCCCTTCCAGGCGGCCAAGCGTGGCTGGAACCTCGTGGAGGACCTCCGTCGCCTCGACGTGGCGTTCCAGAACAGCTGCGCGGCGACGACCCGGCGCTACGCGAAGGCCCGGCCCGACGTCGTCCTGCGCTACGTCCGCGCGTACGCCCAGGGCGTCTACCGCTTCCGCGCCGACGGAAAGTTCGGCGTCGAGGTGATCCGGAAGTACAGCGGCGAGACGGACCGCGAGGTCCTCGAGGCGTCCTACCTCTACTTCTCCGAGCTGATGGGCGGCACGATGTACCCGACGCCCGAAGGCGTGCGCACCGCGGCGCAGATGCTCCATCGCCTCGGGGTCATCCCGCGGCTCCCGGCGCCGGAGGACGTCATCGACCAGGAGCCGGTGGCCCGGCTCCACCGCGAGGGACTCTTCCGCAGGCTCACCGGGCTCGAGGGCTGA
- a CDS encoding carbohydrate ABC transporter permease, which produces MSRRAIVKAVFGWGGLAPLAALTFLFVLPIIWMTTTSFQAGEKMFQLVTEWIPAVWHPENYPHALSRSAFPRFFLNSAVVSASVMLGNVLFCTLAGYGLAKFRFPGDRLLLLVILSTLMLPLEVTLVPTFLVIHKLGWVDSYQGIAGPLLIDAFGVFLMRQFILKIPSDYLEAARIDGAGEVRILWSIILPQCKAALAVLALFSFRDSWDQFLWPLVVVSRDEFRTYPLGLVRFGDDYGNPPTEQMAIAVLATLPVFLLFLVLQRALRKGFDLSALKG; this is translated from the coding sequence GTGAGCCGGCGCGCGATCGTGAAGGCCGTCTTCGGCTGGGGCGGGCTCGCGCCGCTGGCGGCCCTGACCTTCCTCTTCGTCCTGCCCATCATCTGGATGACGACCACCTCGTTCCAGGCCGGGGAGAAGATGTTCCAGCTCGTCACGGAGTGGATCCCGGCCGTCTGGCACCCCGAGAACTACCCCCACGCGCTCTCGCGCTCGGCGTTCCCGCGGTTTTTCCTCAACAGCGCCGTCGTGTCCGCGTCGGTGATGCTCGGGAACGTCCTCTTCTGCACGCTCGCCGGCTATGGGCTCGCCAAGTTTCGCTTCCCCGGCGACCGGCTCCTGCTCCTGGTGATCCTGAGCACGCTGATGCTTCCGCTCGAGGTGACGCTGGTCCCGACCTTCCTCGTGATCCACAAGCTCGGCTGGGTCGACAGCTACCAGGGCATCGCTGGTCCGCTGCTCATCGACGCCTTCGGCGTGTTCCTGATGCGCCAGTTCATCCTCAAGATCCCGTCGGACTACCTCGAGGCGGCGCGAATCGACGGCGCCGGGGAGGTGCGCATCCTCTGGTCGATCATCCTCCCCCAGTGCAAGGCGGCCCTCGCCGTCCTCGCCCTGTTCTCCTTCCGCGACAGCTGGGACCAGTTCCTCTGGCCGCTCGTGGTCGTGTCGCGGGACGAGTTCCGGACGTACCCGCTGGGCCTGGTGCGCTTCGGTGACGACTACGGCAACCCGCCCACGGAGCAGATGGCGATCGCCGTCCTCGCCACCCTGCCGGTCTTCCTCCTGTTCCTCGTGCTCCAGCGCGCGCTGCGGAAGGGCTTCGACCTGTCGGCGCTGAAGGGCTGA